Within Raineyella sp. W15-4, the genomic segment TGTTGGTGATGATGTCCTTGGCGGTGGTGCCGATCCCGATCCCGTACCCGCCGAGCAGGAAGCCGAGGGCGATCAGCAGACCGCCGGCGGCGACGAACGGGATCATGTACGAGACACCGGTCATCAGCGCCTGCTGGATCCGCTTGCCCCAGCCGAGCTGGCCGGTGTCCTCACCGCCGCCCTCGGTGCCCCCGCCGCCGGCGATCCGGTGACCGTTCGGGTCGTCGGCCGCGGCGAGTGCCCTGGCGATCAGCCCCTTCGGGTCGGAGATGCCGGCCTTGACGCCGGACTCGGTGCCGGGCTTGCCGGCGAACCGCTCCCGGTCCCGGACATTGACGTCGGTCGCGAAGATCACCGCATCGGCCTGCTCGATCGTCTCCCGCGGCAGCGGGGTGAAGCTCGAGGAGCCCTGGGTCTCGACCTGCAGGTCGAACCCCAGCTCGGCGGCGGCCTGGCTGAGCGAGTCGGCGGCCATGTAGGTGTGGGCGATGCCGGTGGGGCAGCCGGTCACCGCGACCAGCCGGCGCGGCCCGGCCGCGGCGGTCTCGGTGGTGGTGGCGGCGGCCGACGCGGCGGTGTCCTTGGCGGGCGGGTTGACCACCCCGTCGACCAGGCCGACAACCTCCTCAGCCGTCCGGGCGGCCCGCAGCGCCGCCACGAAGTCCTTCCGGACCAGGGCCCGGGCGAGCCGGGAGAGCAGCTTGAGGTGTTCCTGGCCCTCGCCCTCGGCGGCGGCGATCAGGAAGACCAGGTCGGCGTCGCTGTCCTTGTCGCCGAAGTCGACCGGCGGCCGCAGCCGGGCGAAGGCCAGCGAGCCGGTGACGACGTGGGCGGAGCGGCAGTGCGGGATGGCGATGCCGCCGGGCAGCCCGGTGGCGGCCTTCGCTTCCCGGTCCAATGCGTCGGCGGCGAGGCCGTCCGCCGAGGTGGCTCGGCCGGTGGCCGCGACCAGGGCGGCGAGGGAGCGGATGACGTCCTCCTTGGTGGCGCCGAGGTCGGCGTCGAGGGTCACCAGCTCCGGGGTGATGAGGTCAGACATGCTGGGAATCCTTAGCGGGGTAGGCGGCGACGGTGGCGCCGTCGGGGTCGGTCTGGTCGGGTCGGGGGACGGTGGTGCCGGGCAGCGCGGTGGCCGCGGACCCGTACGCCACCGCATGGCGCAGGCAGTCGGCCGGAGCGTCGCCGCGGACATGGGCGAGCAGGAAGCCGGCCAGCGAGGAGTCGCCGGCGCCGACCGTGCTGATCGGCACGATCGCCGGCGGGGTGGCCGTCCAGGCGCCGTCGGCCGAGGCGAGGACCGCTCCGGCGGCGCCGAGGGTGGCCAGGACGTACCTGACGCCCTGGTCGACGACGGCGCGGGCGGCCCGCACGGTCGGGCCGAAGTCGCCGTGTTCGGCGGCCCGCTCCAGCCGGTCGCCGTCGGTGCCGGTGAGCTGGCCCAGCTCGAACGCGTTGGGTTTGAGCAGGTCCGGGGCCGATCCGGGCAGCCGGGCGGCGAGTGCCTCCAGCGGGGCGTCGGAAGTGTCGACGGCGATCCGGGCCCCGGTCGGGCGCAGCGCGTCCACCAGGTCGGCGTACCAGTCGGCCCGGGGACCGGGCGGCAGTGAGCCGCACAGGGCGACCCAGGCGGCGTCCCGGGCCAGGTCCACCAGGGTGTCGCGGAGCACGGCCAGCCCGTCGGGGTCCAGCGGGCTGCCCGGTTCGTTGATCTTCGTGGTGGTGCCGTCGTCCTCCGACAGGGTGATGTTGGTCCGGACCCGGCCGGTCACCGGGATCGGCCGGTGCGCCACCCCGGCCTCGCGCAGCGCGGCGACGATCGGGTGGGCGCTCGGGGAGGGGAGAACGGCGACGGAGGGAACCTCGGCGAGGTGCAGCGCCCGGGAGACATTGACCCCCTTGCCGCCGGGGCCGTCGTGGAGCGCGCGGATGCGGTTCACCCCGCCGCGCAGCAGGGGCTCGTCGAGCTCGGCCGTCCGGTCGATGCTCGGGTTGGCGGTGAAGGTGACGATCATACGATCACGACCTCGGTCTCGTGGGCGGACAGGGCGGAGGCGAGGGAGGCCGGCGGCTTCCCGTCGGTGATGAGGACATCGATGTCGGACAGGGCGGCGAAACTGATGAAGAAGTCGTGGCCGAACTTGGAGCGGTCGGCCAGCGCGACGGTGCGCCGGGCGGCGGCGACCATGGCGCGCTTGACCGCCGCCTCGGCGGCGTCGGGGGTGGTCAGGCCGAAGGTGCCGGAGATCCCGTTGGTGCCGACGAAGGCGATGTCGACCCGGAGTCGGCGCAGTGTCTCCAGGGCGGTGGCGCCGACCGTCGACTGGGTGACCCCGCGGACCGACCCGCCGAGGATGTGCACGGTGTGCTGGGGGACGGCGGACAGCGTCATCGCGGCAGGCACCGAGTCGGTGACGATGGACAGGTTGTTGAAGGTGATGCCCGGGGCGACCAGCAGCGCGGCCAGCGCCCCGGTGGATGAGCCGGCGTCGAGGATGATCGTGCCGTCCTGGTGCGGGACGTACGCCAGGGCGGCCTCGGCCATCGCCCGCTTGGCCCCGGCGTTGGCGATCTCCCGCTCCGGCAGGGTGGTCTCGCGGCCGTCGAACCCGATCACCGGGATCGCCCCGCCGTGCACCCGCTTGACCACCCCGTCGGCCTCCAGCACGTCCAGGTCGCGGCGGATCGTCTCCGGGGCCACCTCGAACCGGGCGGCCAGGTCGACGACGCGGACCCGACCCTCGTTGCGGGCCTCGTCGACGATCGCGGAGCGACGTTCCTCGGCGTACATCGTTGTCCTCCTCGGTGACCGCTGACCGGTCGGGTATCGTGTCGTCCAACGAAACACGGTCCTGTGTTTATGCCCGTTTGGGTGCCCGACTGGTCACAAGTATGCCCGATCGTGTTGGAATGTCAACACACTTCGCGTACCGTTGTGCCCGTACGCTTCGAGGAAGAGGTAGAGATGACCACTGCGCAGTTCCCGGCCAAAATCCCGGGTGAGCCCGACCTCCTGGCGGGCCTCGGCGTCGTGGGGGGCGTCGGTTTCGCCCCGGCCCAGTGGGTGCGCCCCCGTCCGGCCCTGCCGACCCAGGGCGCCGCGGTGCCCGAGGAGGGCCGTCAGGGGGAGAAGGACCGGTTCGCGGCGGCCGCCGCCGTCGTCGGCAGCCGGCTGTCCGGCCGGGCCGGCATGGTCACCGGCCACGCCTCCGAGGTGCTCGCCGCGACCGCGGCGCTGGCCACCGACAAGGGCTGGCAGCGGACCGTCAACAAGCTGATCGACCAGGGCGCCCCGGCCGACTGGGCCGCGGTGCAGGCCACCGACACCTTCGTCGCCAAGTTCGAGAAGATCGGCGGCCTGATGGCCGAGCGGACCACCGACCTGAAGGACGTCCGCGACCGGGTGATCGCCGAACTGCGCGGCGAGCCCGAGCCGGGCGTCCCCGATCCGGCCTCCCCGGTGGTGCTGCTGGCCGACGACCTCGCCCCGGCCGACACCGCGGGGCTGCGGCCCGAGGTGATCGCCGGCCTGGTCACCCAGCTGGGCGGCAAGACCAGCCACACCGCGATCATCGCCCGCCAGCTGGGCATCCCGTGCATCGTCGCGGTCGGCGCGCGGCTGGCCGAGATCGGCGACGGCACCCCGCTGCTGGTCGACGGCGACACCGGCGAGATCGTCCCACACCCGGACGAGCGCGAGGCACAGCGCCGGGTCGAGGAGGCGACCGTGAAGGCGGAGCGGATCCGCGCCTGGCGCGGCCCGGCCCGGACCCTCGACGGCCATCGGGTCCAGCTGCTCGCCAACGTCCAGGACGGTGCCGCCGCCCGGAAGGCCGCGGCCCCCGGGATCGCCGAGGGAGTCGGCCTGTTCCGCACCGAGCTGGCCTTCCTCACCGCGCAGGTCGAGCCGGGCCTGGAGGAGCAGACCCAGGTCTATGCCGAGGTCTTCGAGGCCTTCCGGGGCAAGAAGGTCGTCGTCCGCACCCTCGACGCCGGCTCGGACAAGCCGCTCGCCTTCGCCAACATGCCGCACGAGGAGAACCCCTCGCTCGGTGTCCGTGGGATGCGGATCGCCCTGGACAAGCCGGAGATCCTCACCCGCCAGCTGGACGCCATCGCGGCCGCGGCCCGGGGCACCGATGTCGACGCCTGGGTGATGGCGCCGATGGTCTCCACCGTGCAGGAGGCGGAGTGGTTCGCCGGGCTGTGCCGGGAGCGCGGCCTCTACCCGGGCATCATGGTCGAGGTGCCGGCGATCGCGCTGGTCGCCGACCAGGTGCTGGAGTACGTCGAGTTCTTCTCGATCGGCACCAACGACCTGTCCCAGTACACGATGGCGGCCGACCGGATGTCGCCCTACCTGGCCGGGCTGACCGACCCCTGGCAGCCGGGGGTGCTGAAGCTGGTCCGGCTCACCGCCGAGGCGGGCAAGCGCCGGGGCAAGGCGGTCGGGGTCTGCGGGGAGGCGGCCGCCGACCCGCAGCTGGCCTGTGTGCTGATCGGTCTGGGAGTCACCTCGCTGTCCGCTGCGGCGCCGGCGCTGCCGGCGGTCGGCGCCCAGCTGTCCGCGGTGACCCTGGACCAGTGCCGCCGGGCCGCGGAGGCCGCGGTGTCCGCCAAGGGTCCCGTCCAGGGCCGGGAGGCGGTCGCCGCTATCCTCGCCGGGTGAGGAAGCTCTGGCCGTTCGCCGTCGCCCTGCTGATCTTCGTCGTGCTGCTGCTCGGGGTCCTCGTCGGTTCGTACGCCGACCGGCTCCCGGGCGCAGCCCGGACCTGCGAGAAGGGGCTGGGCGTGGCGGGCGGCGCGAGCTGTCAACTCGCCGTCGCCACCCGCGACAGTGTCCGCACGGTCACCTCGGCCGAGCTGCAGTTCGACGTGACGGCGTACGACCCGGGGTCCCGTACGGACCTGGCCCTCAGCTGCCGGCGCGGTGAGGTGATCCGCTGCCAGGCCGCCACCGGCCAGGTGGTGGTGATCGCGCCCTAGCGCGTCGGGTCAGCTCGTCACGTCGCGGTGGACGAAGACGGTCCGGGCGGCGACCAGGAAGACCACGGTGTAGCCCAGGGCCAGCCACAGCCCCCGGACGATGCCGTCGGTGAACACCGGGTCACGGAAGAGGTCGCCGAACGCCAGCCAGTGATGCACCAGCAGCCACGGGTGCAGCCAGCCGAGCTGTGGGATCGCGTCGAGGATCCACATCAGTGCGGCCACCCCGGTGGTCGCCACCATGGCCACGATCGGCTGCTCGGTGAGGGTGGAGATGAACAGCCCGACCGCGGCGAGGGCAGCCAGCCCGGCGGACACGTAGAGGACGGCCAGCACCAGCCGGCCGGTGGCCTCGGCCATCGGGATGGTGGTGCCGGACAGTGTCGTCATCGGCGGCAGGCCGAAGGCCAGGCCGCCGGCGACCACGCCGGCGGCGGCCACCACGACGACACCCTCCACGGCGCCGATCGCCAGCGCCGCGTACTTCGTCAGCAGCAGCCGGGTGCGTGGCACCGGGACGGTGAGCAGGTAACGCAGAGTGCCCAGGCCGGCCTCCCCGGCGATCGCGTCGCCGGCCAGCACGGCGATGGCGAGTGGCAGGAACAGGGTGAGCTCCACCGAGAGCGCGGCCAGCGCGACGAAGATCCCGTTCGAGGTGATCGCGCTGAAGAAGTCCGGCCCGTGCCCGCCGCCGGAACCGGAGATCCGGATCGTGACTGCGATCATCACCGGCAGCGCGGCGAGCACCAGCAGTCCGAACTGGTTGCGCCGGCGCCCGAGGGTGAGCCGCAGTTCCGAGCCGAGCAGCCGCCAGCACGCGCCGAGGCCGGCCCTGGGTGCCGCCTCAGCCGCTGACATCGAAGCCCTCCCCGGTCAGACCGATGAAGACGTCCTCCAGCGAGGCCGCCCGGACGCCGAACTCCCGGACGCCCACCCCGCCGCGGACCAGCGCGGCGACGACGGCCTCCGGCTCGAGGCCGTCGGCGGAGGCGGTGACCGTCTCTCCGGTGCGGTCGACATCCTCGGCGCCGAGCCGGCGCAGCACCTCGCCGGCCCGGTCCGGGTCGGTGGTGACCAGCCGCAGGGTGGCCCGGCCGCGGGCCCGGAGCTCGTCGATCGGCCCCTGGGCGACCAGTCGGCCGTCCCGCATCACCCCGAGATGGGTGCACACCTGTTCGATCTCGGACAGCAGATGGCTGGACACCAGCACGGTGATGCCCTCGGCGGCCAGCGAACCGATCAGGTGCCGGACCTCCCGGGTGCCCTGCGGGTCGAGCCCGTTGGTCGGTTCGTCGAGGATCAGCAGATCACGGGGGACCAACAGGCCGGCGGCGATGCCGAGCCGCTGCTTCATGCCGAGGGAGTAGACCCGGTAGCGCTTGTCCCGGGCCTGGTGCAGACCGACCCGGCGCAGCGCGGCGTCGATCCGGTCGGCCGCCGTCCGGGGATCGCTACCGGCGTCGGCGGCGTCGAGCCGGGCCAGGTTGGCCCGGCCGGTGAGCTGCGGGTGGAAAGCCGGGCCCTCGACCAGGGCGCCGACCCGGCCCAGCACGTCGGGTGCCCGGTCGGGCACCGGGACGCCGAGGACGGAGATCTTGCCGCCGGTGGGGCGGGCCAGGCCGAGCAGCATCCGGATCGTGGTGGTCTTGCCCGAGCCGTTGGGGCCCAGGAACCCGTACACCGCACCGTCGGGCACCGCCAGGTCGATCGAGTCGACCACCCGGTGGCGGCCGAACTCCTTGGTCAGCTCGCGGGTGCGGATCGCGGCCGGGGTGTCCTCCGACACCGGGTCAGCCGAGGGCGGCGTACAGCTGGTCGGCGGGCACCGCCCCGACGGCCACCCGGCCGTCCTCGGTGAGCACGGCGGAGAACAGGGTGCCCTGGAACAGTCGGCCGCTGCCCCACGAACCGCTCACCCTCGGCAGCGCGTCGATCAGCTGCTGGGCCTGCTTGGCCTGGTCCGAGGCGTCGGCGGAGCCGGTGGGCAGGCTGTCGACCTTCTGCACCACAACGGTGTCCCAGCCGTCGCCGACGACCTTCGGCCGGTCGGTGGAGCTGGTGCCGGTGGCCGCCTTGTCCGGGGCGGCGGTGGGCGCCGGCTGCTCGGTCACCGTCGTGCCGGCCGGTGCGGTGAAGGTGAAGAGCTTCGCGTCGGGTGCGGCGTAGTCGATCGAGGTGAAGCCGACCTGCACCGCGTGGTCCTGCGCGCCGACGGCGTCGACGGTGACCTGGAGCACCACGTGGGTCTGCGCGTCGATCGCCACCCGGGCCGAACGGACCAGTGTCTTCTCGGTCGCCGCGGGGGTGAGGACGAGTTCGTACGCGGCGCGCCCGGCGACCCGGCCGGTGCCGGTGGTGGTCACCGCGGTGCTGGGCTGGACCGCGGCCAGCAGCTGCTGGGCCGCCTGCTGCGGGGTGGTCGGGGTGGCGCCGGGGGTCGGTGCGGGCGTTGCGTTCGCCGGGGCGGTGAGCCGGGTGTGGGTGGCGGTCCGGTCGGCGCTGGCGTACGTCCAGACGTCGGAGCCGTTGCGGATCACCGAGGTCTCGGTGTTGTCACCGATCACCGAGACGCGGCCGCGGTCCTCACCGTCCAGCCAGACCCGCACTGTGTGGTTGCCGGTGAGCAGCCCGGTGAGGCCGGAGGCGTCCGTGCCGGTGCTGGTCGGCAGGGTGGGCAGGCCGAGATCGGTGCTGGTCTGCACGGTGCCGCTGAGCGTACGGGTGGTGGGGGACTGGACGTCGACGAGCAACTGTTCGGCCGACCGCTGCGGCAGGTCGGGGGCGGCCTGCGCGCTGGTGGCGGCGATCAGCCCGCCACCCAACAGGACGAGGCCGGCCGCGGCCGCCGTCCATCGCACCTTGGTGTCCATGCGCCCAGTCTACTGGGGGTGAACCGGGGCAGACCCGGCTCCGGTTCACCGGGGAGCTGGTCATCCACTTCCGCTGAGCTATCGGGTGACCCGGTCTCGCCGGTAACCGGGTCGCCGCTTCTCGGCTGTCCAGGTCTCGTCGACCGACGCCTCGTCTGCGACCAGCTGGAACTCGTGCGGGTGGGAGTGGACCCAGTTCCGGAAGCCTGTCGCGCGTCCCCACCATGATCAGCGCCGTGTGGTTCGTGGTGGCTCAGAGCGCCCGGATGCGGCGCGAGATCGCCGCGGCCCCGGCGTCCTCGACCCGGTGAAAGACCGGCGGCTGGCCGATCAGGGACCGGACCCGGACCACCCGGTCGCCCGGGTACTCCTCTCCGGTCCACACCAGCACCCACCGGCCCGGCGGCAGCGACACCTCGCGGCCGCCTGCACCGGGCTGCAGCACCGGGGCGACCAGGAAGCTGGGCCCGAAGAAGTACTGGTCGTCGCGGCCGGCGGCCGCGGAGCCGGGCACCTCGACCCAGCAGTGCCGGATCGCCGGCAGGTCGTCCGCGACCACCTCGGCTCGGTAGCCGGCCAGCTCCCGGAACACCCGGGTCTGCTGGGCGAAGGCCGGGGCGGCCGGCTGGTCCCAGACCTGGGCGTTCTCCGCCGGCCGGTTGCTCTCGTGGGTCCGCAGCACCGGCGACCACACGCACCACTCGCTCCAGCGCAGCAGCAGCTCGGCGTCCCGGCGGGCCCGCACCACCCGCTGGGGCAGTGAGGTGTAGCCGCCGGCGTCGGCATGCATCAGCGGCAGCCCGCTCACGCCGCCGGCCAGCATGCCGAGCAGGGCGGAGGCCATCCCGTCGTACGCGTCCCAGGAGGTCAGCTGGTCACCGGCCCAGTGCGCGGCCCGCGAGCCGCGCCAGGCCGAGCGGTGGAAGACGAACTCGTCGGCGCCCCGCACCGACGCGTTGAGCTGCTCCCACAGCAGCGGCCACCGGTTGTGCAGCTCGCGCGGGTCGCCGTCGTGCAGCACCGCGTCGAAGGGCAGCGACTCGCCGAAGTCGGCCATCCACCCGCCGGTCCGCGGCATCGCGGCGATCACCTCACCGAACCAGGCGTACGCCGCCGGGTTGGTCAGGTCCACCATCGCCGCACCGAACCCGTCCTGGTCGAGGATGTACGGCCCGCCGTCGGGGTGACCGACCAGGAAGCCGCGTTGCAGCGCCTCGTGGTAGAGGTCGCGGCGCACCCCGCCGGGCTTCTCCCCGGCGTCGACGACGAACGGGTTGATGTAGGTGAGCACCCGGATGCCGCGCTGCCCGAGCTCGTCGACCAACTGGTCCCAGTCCGGGTAGAGGCGCCGGTCCAGCTCCCAGGTCCACCACAGCCGGCTGCCGAAACCGGTACTGCGTTGGCCGACCCAGTCCTGCAGCCACACCCCGGAGATCGCCGCGCCGTCGAGGGCAGCGAGCTTGCGGCGCACCTCGGCCGACCCGCCCTGCAGGCCGAGGATCGCGCCGGTGCCGGTCCAGCCCGGGACGGTGTCGTGGGGTGCCCGGACCAGCTCCCGCGGGGTCGGGGCGGTCCGCCAGCGGGCGGTGAGCCGGCGGTCCCAGACCGACACCTCCAGCCGGTCGCGCAGGTCGACCTCGGCCACCCGGTCCTGGCTCCAGTCCAGTCCCCGCAGGCCCGCAGTGACCAGGGTGGGCATCGGGGCGTACGTGGTGGTCGGTGACCCGCCGGCACCCTGGGTCTTCTCGGCCAGCACGGTCACCGGCTGCTTGCCACGGCCCACCCCCTGCTCCCGGGTGACCAGCACGACGTCGCGGCCGCGCAGGTCGAAGCCGGTGGCCTGGGCGCCCAGGCCGTGCACCCCCTCGTCGACCGCCAGGTCGGAGCGGAGCAGCACCAGGTCCGCGTCCGGCACCTCGAGGTCCACCTCGAGCACGTCCCCGCGGGAGCCCAGGGTCAGCTGCCAGTCCGGCCCCTCGCCAGGTCGGACGCCGAACCGGCCGGTGAGCCGCAGCGTGTCGGTACCGAGGGCCTCGGCGCTCTCGCACCGAGCGTCGGTCCAGATCCGGTCGAGCCGACGCCGGTCGCTGAAATGCCCGGTGACGTCGGTCCACTCCAGCGTCCCGCGGCCGGCGCCGATCACGCCGGCCCGCGCCCACCACACCGGTGTCCCGGCGCGCAGCACCCGGAACCGTCGGTTCCGCGGCACTCCGGGCCCGCCCAGCTCCACCCGGTGCCCGCCGAGGTCGTACGTCCCGGCGGCCGGTCCGGGATCCCAACTGCCCGCCGGCAGCTGCGGCGGCGGGGCGTACGGGCTGCGGACGGCGATCCCGCCGGCCGTCAGGGCTCCCACGGCCAGCACACCGCCGCCCAGCGCCAGTGCCGACCGTCGATCCACCCGCATGGCTGCCATCGTTCCACCTCGGGTGCCATGTACGGTGGTCCCATGCCCGGTCACCTCCAGAGGTACCGCGAGATCGCCCAGGTGCTCTCCCGCAACGGCCTCTACGCCACGGCCTACCAGGCCGGTCTGGGCCGTTGGCTGCCCTCGCTGGGACACGGCTACGTCAATCCGCGCGAGGACGACGACATCCGCCCGGAGATCCTCGTCCAGACCTTCCGGGACCTTGGCACCACGTACGTGAAGTTCGGCCAGGCGCTGTCGATGCGCCGCGACCTGCTGCCGGACGCCTACTGTGACGCGCTGGGCACGCTGACCGACAGCGAACCGCCGATCCCGGTCTCCGACATCCGGGCCGTGGTGCGGGCCGACCTCGGCGCCGACGTCGGGGAGCTGTTCGCTTCCTTCGACGAGGTGGCGATCGCGACCGCCTCGATCGGCCAGGTGCATGCCGCGGTGCTGAAGGACGGCCGCGACGTGGTGGTGAAGGTGCGCAAGCCGGGCGTGGTGGACAAGGTCACCGAGGACCTGGAGATCCTCGGCAACATCGCCCGACACCTGGAGCGCAACTCGGGCTTCTTCTCCGACATCGGGGTCACCGGTCTGGTGGAGGAGTTCAGCCGGGCGCTGCGGGCCGAGATGGACTACACCATCGAGGCGCACGCCTGCGAGGAGTTCGGCACCTACTTCGCCGGCGACAAGCGGATCCACATCCCCTGGATCCACTGGGACACCAGCTCCACCCGGGTGCTGACGATGGAGCGGCTGACCGGGATCCGGGTCGACAACGTCACCGCCCTCGACGCCGAGGGCGTCGACCGGCACTCGCTGGCCCTGCGCAGCTGCGAGATGCTGCTGCGGATGGTCTTCGAGATGGGGAAGTTCCACGCCGATCCGCACTCGGGCAACCTGCTGATCGAGCCGGACGGCACCATCGGTGTGATCGACTTCGGCATGGTCGGCCGGATGACCGCGACGATGACCCGCCAGTTCGCGGCGATCATCGTCGGGATGTACCGCAACGACGCCAACGTCGTCGCCGAGGCACTGGTCGCCCTGGCCCCGCCGCGCGGCCGGCTGGACCGCTCGGCGCTGCGCCGCGAGGTCTCCGGGCTGCTCGCCGCGATGGAGGGGCGCCGGCTCACCGACGTGCGGATGGTCGACGTCGGGATGTACCTGTTCCGGATCGTCCGCAACCAGCGGCTGGCGTTGCCGGCGGACATCGTCCTGCTGGTCCGGATGCTGACCATCGTGGACGGGCTGGGCCGCCGCCTCGACCCGACGTTCGCCCTCTCCGACGCGCTGAACCCGTTCGCCGAGCGGCTGCTGCTGCAGCGCCTCGACCCGCGCTACTGGGCCGGCCGGGCCCGCGAGGCGACCCTCGACGCGGTGATGTTCAGCACCGAACTGCCCTCGTACGCCCGCCGGCTGGTGGAGCGGCTGGACAAGGACGGGGTGGACATCAACCTGCGGGCCGAGGAGTTCGACCCACTGGTCACCCGGGTCGAGGGGATGACCGACCGGCTGGTGCTCGGCATGGTGGTGGCCGCGATGATCGCGGGCGGCTCCAACATCCTGGTCGCGAACACCGACCGGTTGGGCCGGTTCGCCGGCCCGGTCCTCGGCGGCATGTGGGCGGTCCTCGGCGCCACCGGCGGCTATCTGGCCTGGACCGGCCGGCCCTGGGGACGGGTGAAGGGCCGCAAGCGCTGACCTCCGGCGCGGCCCACCTACGGCCGCGTAACCTGATCGCATGACCGCGTCCTCCGTGTCTTCCACGCCGTCCGCCACGCCCCCCTGGGTCGCCGCCTACCAGCCCGGGGTCCCCGCCGAGATCGAGTTGCCGACCACCTCGTTGGTGGAGATGTTCGAACGCTCGGTGGCCGAGGGCGGTGCGGCCGTGGCGATGACCTTCTTCGGCCGCACCACCACGTACGCCGCCCTCGGCGAGCAGGTCCTCCGTGCTGCCGAGGGGCTGCGCCGGCTGGGCGTACGCGCCGGCGACCGGGTCGCCCTGATGCTGCCGAACTGTCCCCAGCACGTCGTCGCGTTCTACGCGGCGCTGCGGCTGGGCGCCGTCGTGGTGGAGCACAATCCGCTCTACACCGCCCACGAACTGGACGAGCTGTTCGCCGACCACGGCGCCCGGGTGGCGATCGCCTGGGACGTCGCGGTGGGCAAGCTGCAGGAGTTCCCGGCCGAGCTCCGCCCGGACGTCATCATCGCGGTGAACCTGGTGGAAGAGTTCCCGGTGGCGATGCGGGCCGCCCTGCGGCTGCCGGTGGGCTCGCTGCGCCGGACCCGCGCCGCGCTGACCGCGCCGACCCGCGGGACGATGCGGTGGCGGGCACTGCTGGCGGATCAGCCGGTCGACCCGGAGGTGCCGCGGCCCACGGTGCAGGACCTCGCGGTGATCCAGTACACCTCGGGCACCACCGGGCACCCGAAGGGGGCGATGCTCACCCACTTCAACCTCTACGCCAATGCCCTGCAGGGCAAGGCCTGGATGAAGGACGCGCAGTACCGCACGGAGAACTTCTACGCGGTGCTGCCGATGTTCCACGCCTTCGGGATGACCCTCTACCTGACCTACGGCGTGCTGCGGCAGGCGAACCTGGTGCTGTTCCCGAAGTTCGACGTCGACCTGGTGCTGAAGGCGGCGAAGCGGTTCCCGCCGACGGTCTACTGCGCCGTCCCGCCGATCTACGAACGGACCGCGCGGGCGGCGATCGAGCGTGGGGTGTCGCTGGCGTCGGCGAAGTTCTGCATCTCCGGGGCGATGGCGCTGACCGATCCGATCGTCGAGCTGTGGGAGTCGGTCTCCGGCGGGCTGCTCGTCGAGGGGTACGGGATGACCGAGTCCTCGCCGGTGGCGCTCGGCAACCCGTTCTGGCCGACCCGGCGCACCGGCACCATCGGGGTGCCGTTCCCCTCCACCCTGATGAAGGTGGTCGACCCCGACGACCCGACCCGCGAGGTGGCGCAGGGGGAGCGCGGCGAACTGCTGCTCAAGGGCCCGCAGGTGTTCCAGGGCTACTGGAACAACCCCGAGGAGACCGCGAAGACCCTGTTGCCCGACGGCTGGCTGCGGACCGGCGACATCGTCGTGGTCGACGCCGACGGCTATACCA encodes:
- a CDS encoding ABC transporter ATP-binding protein, with translation MSEDTPAAIRTRELTKEFGRHRVVDSIDLAVPDGAVYGFLGPNGSGKTTTIRMLLGLARPTGGKISVLGVPVPDRAPDVLGRVGALVEGPAFHPQLTGRANLARLDAADAGSDPRTAADRIDAALRRVGLHQARDKRYRVYSLGMKQRLGIAAGLLVPRDLLILDEPTNGLDPQGTREVRHLIGSLAAEGITVLVSSHLLSEIEQVCTHLGVMRDGRLVAQGPIDELRARGRATLRLVTTDPDRAGEVLRRLGAEDVDRTGETVTASADGLEPEAVVAALVRGGVGVREFGVRAASLEDVFIGLTGEGFDVSG
- a CDS encoding TIM-barrel domain-containing protein, which codes for MAAMRVDRRSALALGGGVLAVGALTAGGIAVRSPYAPPPQLPAGSWDPGPAAGTYDLGGHRVELGGPGVPRNRRFRVLRAGTPVWWARAGVIGAGRGTLEWTDVTGHFSDRRRLDRIWTDARCESAEALGTDTLRLTGRFGVRPGEGPDWQLTLGSRGDVLEVDLEVPDADLVLLRSDLAVDEGVHGLGAQATGFDLRGRDVVLVTREQGVGRGKQPVTVLAEKTQGAGGSPTTTYAPMPTLVTAGLRGLDWSQDRVAEVDLRDRLEVSVWDRRLTARWRTAPTPRELVRAPHDTVPGWTGTGAILGLQGGSAEVRRKLAALDGAAISGVWLQDWVGQRSTGFGSRLWWTWELDRRLYPDWDQLVDELGQRGIRVLTYINPFVVDAGEKPGGVRRDLYHEALQRGFLVGHPDGGPYILDQDGFGAAMVDLTNPAAYAWFGEVIAAMPRTGGWMADFGESLPFDAVLHDGDPRELHNRWPLLWEQLNASVRGADEFVFHRSAWRGSRAAHWAGDQLTSWDAYDGMASALLGMLAGGVSGLPLMHADAGGYTSLPQRVVRARRDAELLLRWSEWCVWSPVLRTHESNRPAENAQVWDQPAAPAFAQQTRVFRELAGYRAEVVADDLPAIRHCWVEVPGSAAAGRDDQYFFGPSFLVAPVLQPGAGGREVSLPPGRWVLVWTGEEYPGDRVVRVRSLIGQPPVFHRVEDAGAAAISRRIRAL
- a CDS encoding ABC1 kinase family protein — translated: MPGHLQRYREIAQVLSRNGLYATAYQAGLGRWLPSLGHGYVNPREDDDIRPEILVQTFRDLGTTYVKFGQALSMRRDLLPDAYCDALGTLTDSEPPIPVSDIRAVVRADLGADVGELFASFDEVAIATASIGQVHAAVLKDGRDVVVKVRKPGVVDKVTEDLEILGNIARHLERNSGFFSDIGVTGLVEEFSRALRAEMDYTIEAHACEEFGTYFAGDKRIHIPWIHWDTSSTRVLTMERLTGIRVDNVTALDAEGVDRHSLALRSCEMLLRMVFEMGKFHADPHSGNLLIEPDGTIGVIDFGMVGRMTATMTRQFAAIIVGMYRNDANVVAEALVALAPPRGRLDRSALRREVSGLLAAMEGRRLTDVRMVDVGMYLFRIVRNQRLALPADIVLLVRMLTIVDGLGRRLDPTFALSDALNPFAERLLLQRLDPRYWAGRAREATLDAVMFSTELPSYARRLVERLDKDGVDINLRAEEFDPLVTRVEGMTDRLVLGMVVAAMIAGGSNILVANTDRLGRFAGPVLGGMWAVLGATGGYLAWTGRPWGRVKGRKR
- a CDS encoding long-chain-fatty-acid--CoA ligase, which codes for MTASSVSSTPSATPPWVAAYQPGVPAEIELPTTSLVEMFERSVAEGGAAVAMTFFGRTTTYAALGEQVLRAAEGLRRLGVRAGDRVALMLPNCPQHVVAFYAALRLGAVVVEHNPLYTAHELDELFADHGARVAIAWDVAVGKLQEFPAELRPDVIIAVNLVEEFPVAMRAALRLPVGSLRRTRAALTAPTRGTMRWRALLADQPVDPEVPRPTVQDLAVIQYTSGTTGHPKGAMLTHFNLYANALQGKAWMKDAQYRTENFYAVLPMFHAFGMTLYLTYGVLRQANLVLFPKFDVDLVLKAAKRFPPTVYCAVPPIYERTARAAIERGVSLASAKFCISGAMALTDPIVELWESVSGGLLVEGYGMTESSPVALGNPFWPTRRTGTIGVPFPSTLMKVVDPDDPTREVAQGERGELLLKGPQVFQGYWNNPEETAKTLLPDGWLRTGDIVVVDADGYTTIVDRAKELIITGGFNVAPSEVEEVIRAIPGVKDVAVVGRRRPDGSETVIAVVEPEPGARIDEDAVRTHCRGLLAAYKVPRRVITAEGELPRSMLGKVLRKQVREALPADL